From Alteribacter lacisalsi, a single genomic window includes:
- a CDS encoding potassium channel family protein, whose amino-acid sequence MCAVVKKVKQFAVIGLGRFGGSVCRELHEMGHEVLAVDKVEDKVNEYAGFATHAVQLDSTDESALRSMGIGNFEHVVVAIGDNIQASILTTLVLKELGVTKVWVKAQNHYHHKVLEKIGADMVVHPELDMGKRIAHNMASEKVVDFIDLSDDYSIVELLATDKVNHRTLVDLNIRAKYGVTVLAFKREENMNISPMPDDEIVKGDILVVMGHKNDLNRFEEEGL is encoded by the coding sequence ATGTGCGCAGTGGTAAAAAAAGTCAAGCAGTTTGCCGTTATCGGTCTCGGCCGGTTCGGTGGGAGCGTCTGCAGGGAGCTTCACGAAATGGGCCACGAGGTACTTGCTGTTGATAAAGTGGAAGACAAAGTAAATGAATACGCAGGGTTTGCCACCCACGCAGTACAGTTGGACAGTACTGATGAATCTGCTCTTCGGAGCATGGGGATCGGAAACTTCGAACATGTAGTTGTGGCGATCGGTGACAATATCCAGGCAAGTATTTTAACCACACTTGTTCTGAAAGAATTGGGGGTCACCAAGGTCTGGGTAAAAGCACAGAATCACTATCATCACAAGGTGCTTGAAAAAATCGGGGCTGACATGGTGGTACACCCCGAACTGGACATGGGGAAAAGAATCGCCCACAATATGGCATCCGAAAAAGTGGTTGATTTTATCGATCTTTCGGATGATTACAGTATTGTCGAACTTCTGGCTACGGACAAAGTCAACCACAGAACACTCGTGGATCTGAACATCCGGGCCAAATACGGGGTCACGGTTCTGGCCTTTAAGCGTGAGGAGAACATGAATATCTCTCCGATGCCCGATGACGAGATCGTAAAGGGGGATATTCTCGTAGTGATGGGGCATAAGAATGACCTGAACCGCTTTGAGGAAGAAGGGCTGTAG
- a CDS encoding TrkH family potassium uptake protein yields the protein MRLVLSRLSPPQLLASGFLGAIIAGTILLLLPVATVGGITFIDALFTATSATTVTGLVVMDTGSDFTVFGQTVIMILIKIGGLGLMAFAILIVLALGKKIGLRERILVQQSFNQTSLGGMVRLVKMLLIFAFSMELVATILLALRWVPEYGWGFGLFTSLFHAISAFNNAGFSLWADSLEGYVGDPSVNMIITFLFITGGIGFTVVYDTIKSKTFRELSLHTKIMLVGTLVVNVIAMLVIFALEYGNEATLGGLAPDEKVWAAYFQAVTPRTAGFNTVDIGSMNPATITFILVLMFIGAGSASTGSGIKLTTFLVIVLAVVTYLRGKKESVVFERTIQDHIVMRALAIVVISLAAVVLSIFILSVTESGAPYILIVFEAFSAFGTVGLSMGLTGELSDIGKQVIIVLMFIGRIGPVTLAFALARSKPQNVRYPKGDVFTG from the coding sequence ATGCGCCTTGTCCTATCCAGACTATCGCCTCCACAGCTGCTTGCCTCAGGGTTTCTTGGGGCAATTATTGCCGGAACCATTCTGCTTCTCCTGCCGGTGGCGACAGTAGGCGGCATTACCTTCATTGATGCCCTGTTCACAGCCACCTCAGCCACCACGGTGACAGGACTTGTAGTAATGGATACGGGGAGCGACTTTACGGTTTTCGGTCAGACGGTCATTATGATTCTCATAAAAATCGGCGGTCTGGGTCTAATGGCGTTTGCTATTCTGATTGTCCTTGCTCTTGGGAAAAAGATCGGCCTCCGTGAACGGATTCTTGTGCAGCAGTCGTTCAACCAGACGTCCCTGGGGGGGATGGTGAGGCTTGTGAAGATGCTGCTGATCTTCGCTTTTTCCATGGAGCTTGTGGCCACGATCCTTCTTGCCCTGCGCTGGGTTCCCGAGTACGGATGGGGATTCGGGCTCTTTACAAGTCTCTTTCATGCTATATCCGCGTTTAATAATGCCGGGTTCTCACTCTGGGCAGACAGCCTGGAAGGATACGTTGGGGACCCCTCAGTCAACATGATAATTACGTTCCTCTTTATTACAGGGGGGATTGGTTTTACGGTCGTGTACGATACCATCAAGTCGAAAACGTTTCGTGAGCTGTCTCTTCATACGAAAATCATGCTCGTTGGCACACTCGTTGTTAACGTCATCGCCATGCTCGTGATTTTTGCGCTGGAGTACGGAAATGAAGCGACGCTAGGGGGGCTCGCTCCTGACGAAAAAGTGTGGGCGGCCTATTTTCAGGCGGTGACCCCAAGAACGGCAGGCTTTAATACGGTGGATATCGGCAGCATGAACCCCGCAACCATCACGTTCATTCTGGTGCTCATGTTCATTGGAGCCGGAAGTGCATCGACGGGAAGCGGAATCAAGCTGACGACGTTCCTTGTCATTGTCCTTGCGGTCGTGACCTACCTTCGCGGCAAGAAAGAATCGGTTGTGTTTGAGCGCACGATTCAGGATCACATCGTCATGCGGGCTCTTGCCATCGTGGTCATCAGCCTGGCGGCGGTTGTGCTGAGTATCTTTATTCTCAGTGTCACAGAGAGTGGTGCTCCTTATATTTTAATTGTGTTTGAAGCATTTTCTGCCTTTGGTACAGTCGGGCTGTCCATGGGGCTCACTGGGGAGCTTTCGGACATTGGTAAGCAGGTGATTATCGTCCTCATGTTTATCGGAAGGATTGGTCCGGTGACGCTTGCGTTTGCACTTGCGAGATCGAAGCCTCAAAATGTTCGATATCCGAAGGGCGACGTGTTTACAGGATAG